One region of Syntrophobacter fumaroxidans MPOB genomic DNA includes:
- a CDS encoding peptide transporter, giving the protein MYEDKELKEYRDLLKPPEKFEEGFGWKSIVGAIFIGFLMMPGSMYLGLVVGTGIGPAARWVTIILFAEIAKRAYTRLSQQEIFVLYYMAGAALASPFSGLLWNQYLVQSEAARMLGLTQHIPAWIAPQPGSEALVDRTFFHRDWLIPVLLMVGFELISAVDHFGLGYALYRLTSDVEKLPFPMAPVGALGNMALAESTEKEESGWKWRVFSVGGMIGLAFGALYVLLPAASGVILSEPIRLFPIPWIELTHATEDFLPAVATGIQLDLGLLFLGMVLPFWAVIGGGVGLIITMVANPILYNYGILHRWHKGMGTVDTVFANNFDFYMSFSIGLGLAIAVIGIVHVSISFRQKYQGTLKERFRVLFSPPPGRGDFSVWIAIAIYVVSTTAYVILSSLLVPGFPWIFLVAYGFIYTPIISYVSARMEGIAGQFVSLPMVREASFIAASRFFGYTGIGIWYAPIPFHNYGKATVRWREIELTGTSFRSIIKAEILVIPVVLIASLLFSQYIWKLAPIPSTQYPYAQELWHLQALNSLLLQSATLEGNSPFFQALKLNYLGWGMGLGMATYWLLAALRLPVMLIYGVTRGIGQTTPHGIILEILGALLGRYYFTKKYGLSWRQYAPVLLAGFSCGMGLMGMLAMGFTLIMRSLRSMAY; this is encoded by the coding sequence ATGTACGAGGACAAGGAACTTAAAGAATATCGCGATCTCCTGAAACCGCCGGAGAAATTCGAGGAGGGATTTGGCTGGAAATCCATCGTCGGAGCGATCTTCATCGGTTTTCTGATGATGCCCGGATCGATGTACCTCGGCCTCGTGGTGGGCACCGGCATAGGTCCGGCCGCTCGCTGGGTGACCATCATTCTGTTCGCCGAAATCGCCAAGCGCGCCTATACCCGTTTGAGCCAGCAGGAGATTTTCGTCCTCTACTACATGGCGGGCGCCGCGCTCGCCAGTCCTTTCTCGGGTCTGCTCTGGAACCAGTACCTGGTCCAGTCCGAAGCCGCCCGCATGCTCGGGCTCACCCAGCACATCCCCGCGTGGATCGCCCCGCAGCCGGGCTCCGAAGCCCTGGTGGATCGCACGTTCTTCCACCGCGATTGGCTCATCCCGGTCCTGCTCATGGTGGGCTTCGAGCTCATTTCGGCGGTGGATCACTTCGGCCTCGGCTACGCCCTTTACCGGCTCACCTCCGACGTGGAGAAACTCCCATTTCCCATGGCGCCGGTCGGCGCTCTCGGGAACATGGCCCTGGCCGAATCGACGGAGAAGGAGGAGTCTGGTTGGAAATGGCGGGTATTCTCGGTGGGAGGAATGATCGGTCTTGCCTTCGGGGCGCTCTACGTCCTCCTTCCGGCCGCATCGGGAGTCATACTTTCGGAGCCGATCCGGCTCTTCCCCATTCCCTGGATCGAGCTCACCCACGCCACGGAAGACTTTCTGCCCGCGGTCGCCACAGGTATTCAACTGGACCTCGGGCTGCTTTTCCTGGGGATGGTTCTGCCCTTCTGGGCGGTGATCGGCGGAGGAGTGGGCCTGATCATCACCATGGTCGCAAACCCGATCCTTTACAACTACGGCATCCTGCATCGCTGGCACAAAGGCATGGGGACGGTCGATACGGTCTTCGCCAACAACTTCGACTTCTACATGAGCTTCAGTATCGGGCTGGGGCTGGCGATCGCGGTCATCGGCATCGTCCACGTCTCCATCAGCTTCAGGCAAAAGTACCAGGGCACCCTCAAGGAGCGGTTCCGGGTGCTGTTCTCCCCTCCCCCCGGACGCGGCGATTTCAGCGTCTGGATCGCCATCGCCATCTATGTCGTCTCGACCACCGCCTACGTCATTCTCTCCTCGCTGCTGGTTCCGGGTTTTCCATGGATTTTCCTGGTGGCTTACGGTTTCATCTACACGCCCATCATCTCGTACGTTTCGGCCCGGATGGAGGGCATCGCCGGGCAGTTCGTGAGTCTGCCCATGGTCAGGGAGGCAAGCTTCATCGCCGCGTCCCGCTTCTTCGGGTACACCGGCATAGGCATCTGGTACGCCCCCATTCCGTTCCACAACTACGGGAAGGCGACGGTGAGGTGGAGGGAGATCGAGCTGACCGGCACCAGTTTCAGGAGCATCATCAAGGCGGAAATCCTGGTGATACCCGTGGTCCTCATCGCGAGCCTCCTTTTTTCTCAGTATATCTGGAAACTTGCGCCTATTCCTTCAACCCAGTACCCTTATGCGCAGGAACTCTGGCACCTCCAGGCGCTCAACAGCCTGCTGCTTCAGAGCGCCACACTCGAAGGGAATTCCCCCTTCTTCCAGGCGCTCAAGCTCAATTACCTGGGCTGGGGAATGGGACTCGGAATGGCCACCTATTGGCTGCTCGCCGCATTGCGCCTGCCGGTCATGCTGATCTACGGAGTGACCAGGGGAATCGGTCAAACCACGCCGCACGGAATCATCCTGGAGATCCTCGGCGCCCTGCTCGGCCGCTACTACTTCACGAAAAAATACGGCCTGTCCTGGCGACAATACGCCCCCGTACTCCTGGCCGGTTTTTCGTGCGGCATGGGACTCATGGGCATGCTCGCCATGGGTTTCACGCTCATCATGCGATCTCTGCGCAGCATGGCCTACTGA
- a CDS encoding DUF6785 family protein — MRELRIRFPALAFGLVLVLLCCVFTPYNNIRLQNSPVAGGHFPLASFVCLFIILVVVNPALGAINRKWRFHYHELLLIWAMVTVATGIAYTGLMRTFIINITSPTWLKLSSGETGQLLQSFLPSALFPNDPEMVRTLYSGFSGGIDMTWWQVLSRIPWSAWLTPMFWWAIFIGLVYMAMLGMVGLFSHQWIENEKMNFPLLRVPEVLSQEAEDKTLRRFLTHRYFIVGLTIPVLLHLLNGLHTYFPQVPQIPTLVLAQPYIPKEGLLSGFYKMKIYIYPAFIGFAFLASKQVSFSLWSFFILGGLLPGILKLVGWRFPAAALGTTFGPVLSKVEEMQMIGAFGMYFFFLLWLSRQHLLAVLKSAFSRSRETPEYCGLMSPRPALYLFFIGIVGITAWLTFFGMSLLSAILFLAVCFMLQLVASRLICQGGLPYFTLTLAPSDGFLAFLDTRLIGPATLGMAVILQKVTFLDMRESLMPSICHASKLSDGSRPRNRFLWGIVWAIALGMVVSFAAMLALYYRYGVNALPDDWAIESTRRVHENVTHLFSHPEEPKSWSIAFTLIGAAFMGLLVMGYHRFIWWPLHPIGYLVTYSSAMQILWFGFFIGWLCNTLVLRYGGANLYREIRRLFIGLIVGDMIMAVIWLIVGLFTPISYHVLPL, encoded by the coding sequence ATGAGAGAATTGCGGATACGATTCCCCGCGCTGGCGTTCGGACTGGTTCTGGTTCTTCTGTGCTGTGTGTTCACGCCGTACAACAACATCAGGCTGCAGAACAGTCCCGTCGCGGGCGGCCACTTTCCCCTCGCGTCCTTTGTCTGTCTGTTCATAATCCTGGTCGTAGTCAACCCCGCGCTCGGTGCGATCAACAGGAAATGGCGCTTCCATTATCACGAGCTGCTCCTGATCTGGGCCATGGTCACCGTTGCTACCGGGATCGCCTATACCGGGCTCATGCGCACCTTCATCATCAATATCACCAGCCCGACATGGCTCAAGCTCTCTTCGGGAGAAACCGGGCAATTGCTCCAGTCGTTCCTGCCGTCGGCTCTGTTCCCGAACGATCCCGAAATGGTTCGAACGCTTTACAGCGGGTTCAGCGGCGGCATCGATATGACCTGGTGGCAGGTGCTCAGCCGCATTCCCTGGTCGGCCTGGCTGACGCCGATGTTCTGGTGGGCGATTTTCATCGGCCTCGTCTACATGGCGATGCTGGGCATGGTCGGCTTGTTTTCTCACCAGTGGATCGAAAACGAGAAGATGAATTTCCCGCTCCTTCGCGTGCCGGAAGTGCTCAGCCAGGAGGCGGAAGACAAGACCCTGCGGCGCTTTCTGACCCACCGCTATTTCATCGTGGGCCTCACCATCCCCGTGCTTCTGCATCTGCTCAACGGATTGCACACCTACTTCCCCCAGGTGCCTCAGATCCCGACCCTGGTTCTCGCTCAACCGTACATTCCCAAGGAAGGCCTCCTGTCGGGTTTTTACAAAATGAAGATCTACATCTATCCGGCCTTCATCGGATTTGCCTTCCTGGCCTCCAAGCAGGTGTCCTTCAGCCTGTGGAGCTTTTTCATTCTCGGCGGGCTGCTGCCCGGCATTCTGAAGCTCGTGGGCTGGCGCTTTCCGGCGGCCGCGCTCGGCACCACCTTCGGCCCCGTGCTCTCGAAAGTGGAAGAAATGCAGATGATCGGGGCCTTCGGAATGTACTTCTTCTTCCTGCTCTGGCTCTCGAGGCAACACCTGCTGGCGGTCCTGAAATCCGCTTTCTCCAGGAGCCGTGAAACCCCGGAGTACTGTGGCCTCATGTCGCCCCGGCCGGCGCTCTACCTCTTTTTCATCGGAATCGTCGGGATCACCGCATGGCTGACCTTTTTCGGCATGAGCCTGCTTTCGGCGATCCTTTTCCTGGCGGTCTGCTTCATGCTCCAGCTGGTCGCCTCCAGGCTCATCTGCCAGGGCGGCCTGCCCTACTTCACCTTGACCCTGGCGCCCTCCGACGGTTTCCTGGCCTTCCTCGACACCCGGCTCATCGGTCCGGCGACCCTGGGCATGGCCGTGATTCTTCAGAAAGTCACCTTCCTGGACATGCGGGAATCGCTCATGCCCTCCATCTGCCACGCCTCGAAGCTTTCGGACGGAAGCCGTCCGCGGAACCGTTTTCTTTGGGGAATCGTCTGGGCCATCGCGCTCGGAATGGTCGTGTCCTTTGCCGCCATGCTCGCGCTTTATTACAGATACGGGGTGAACGCTCTTCCCGATGACTGGGCCATCGAGTCCACCAGGCGCGTTCATGAGAACGTCACCCATCTTTTCAGCCACCCGGAAGAGCCCAAGAGCTGGAGCATCGCCTTCACCCTGATCGGGGCCGCCTTCATGGGCCTGCTCGTGATGGGTTATCACCGGTTCATCTGGTGGCCGCTCCATCCCATCGGCTACTTGGTCACCTACAGCTCCGCCATGCAAATCCTGTGGTTCGGGTTTTTCATCGGCTGGCTCTGCAACACCCTGGTGCTCAGGTACGGGGGAGCCAATCTCTACCGCGAGATCAGGCGCCTGTTCATAGGCCTGATCGTCGGCGACATGATCATGGCCGTCATCTGGCTGATCGTCGGGCTGTTCACGCCGATCAGCTACCACGTGCTGCCGCTGTGA
- a CDS encoding FtsX-like permease family protein, which produces MMPTDAKTRSGFNRAARIVLLAWLTACPLWSGLFPGVGYGREVMDHVAFFTDLKDRSAGSPGSDAAADYILDFFKKAGLSEVASQQFLTPVPEVVSASIEAEGRTVNLYPWGPNLVYLPMTPENGLRGQLIYAGRGDFKDFDRTRLYESIVLMDMESSGNWINAASFGAAAIVFIGRDDSVKGQFEEKDTRTPLTIPRFWVPAGDGEALKRLAMEKTPQAVVKSKTRWQNKLVRNCYGLLKGSDPKLRKEMVVVDAAYDASFRVLGLAPGADEATSVAALLILAEEFSRHPPARSVLFVATVGNNESHDGMRHLIWSVKTKKKSLKKLTNQLKDTKARIDDQYDLLEKGRYLEQEKPADRESILEILVEKAKDRADALSREIQYRRSASALELAEAQEGPRAYRQIAMVNDIGRLTAQQRELAVQLLDEAVEDRRATHKELKVRVQAMKSSTALRGLLEEYTQVLFFDLHLSSHYETLGLIETGETFPVRESIRKISRAGRLIGLFTQSGRETAAETGIPDIFRDTSRGASPEEISVRAGSVCHPASDVASIAGLPAVSLVSLEDRRLLWSTPADTLDRMDRKKVETLSGFLPPALRRLFSEPSLKSAVDAGVSGLSNLEGQAMFIRQGELFPDQPASGTIISILQGDSVFRTMVLRDGTYFMPGLANKRVSLEKLILEPYGIDPATGRIGIAADKAKTGKENYRISVKSDLASAPLIMFRCLQTDILPIFNPRNMGYLTKLELIDAATEAPPLRHWYSRVDGRDTMSISLFLEKGTRFKLIMSESLLGKEFFLLNGIPENPNGIGFLVGEPPTVSVAPYHVAKDLYSLVGGRLRNLFQHGIVNVHLEELYRQAGTELEQGILALSEHRYGDFWDRVATAWAKLDIVYAEVEGNQRDVLGGVMFFIALFVPFAYCMERYIFCFRGIYQQIVAFFLILIMTILAIRGLHPAFQLTYSPMVVIIAFFIVGLSLLVSAIIFIRFEKEMEDLQTRQAHLRTPQASKWQAFGAGFSIGVSNLNRRKLRTGLTCVTLIILTFTVMSFTNVKSLHRSTLTRIAEDNPYEGVLLRHQFRLPMTMLTLEDMKARFGPEGASIWPRGWIEPAGLTERTISAVYASGRHAPVEGLLGLGPSAPEVFTRLVTKGRWLNETDDRAVLLPLAMAARLGLDPERDLNVPVEIMGARFTVVGFFDGSALDEAKDLDRHPITPAYLEVSHGEELSEVEIEAMQTGEELLPQTERFRYAAGNRTVIMPFAKCVEYGGKLKAVSILPRSSPTEIADRLSTWLAYPLFVGENGTWYHSASTTLRYSGVANLLVPILIVIFITLNTMIGHVHERQKEISTYTSVGLAPTHVGFLFIVEALSLAVISTVLGYILAQLSAKYLGNTAMFSQLTFNYSSLASVACMFLVFSVVFLAALYPARLAAQIAMPDVNRSWTLPAPEGDVIHMNLPFLLKAEEEAGIMKFLKAFYGSHQDVAHGSFIVDEIDMDDALPPVRPGQNPIPVCIVIRTNAWLAPFDFAIKQRVHLHCCPSEENPGYLEIAIQMTRISGERSAWVRANNSFIKALRKQMLLWRLLDADTKAIYYLPEQSETAG; this is translated from the coding sequence ATGATGCCCACGGACGCAAAAACCAGGTCCGGTTTCAATCGCGCGGCCCGGATCGTGTTGCTCGCCTGGTTGACGGCGTGTCCGCTGTGGAGCGGGCTCTTCCCCGGCGTGGGATACGGCCGGGAGGTGATGGACCACGTCGCCTTCTTCACCGATTTGAAAGACCGGTCCGCGGGGAGCCCGGGAAGCGATGCCGCAGCCGACTACATCCTCGACTTTTTCAAAAAAGCCGGTCTCTCCGAGGTTGCCTCCCAGCAATTCCTGACCCCTGTTCCCGAGGTCGTTTCCGCGTCCATCGAAGCCGAGGGCCGAACGGTGAACCTCTATCCATGGGGGCCCAACCTGGTCTATCTGCCGATGACCCCGGAAAACGGGCTCCGCGGTCAGCTCATCTACGCCGGGCGGGGGGATTTCAAGGACTTCGACAGGACCCGTCTTTATGAGAGCATCGTGCTCATGGACATGGAGTCCTCGGGGAACTGGATCAACGCCGCATCCTTCGGCGCCGCCGCCATTGTGTTCATCGGGCGAGACGACTCGGTGAAAGGACAATTCGAGGAGAAAGACACTCGAACTCCCCTGACCATCCCGAGGTTCTGGGTGCCGGCAGGCGATGGCGAGGCGCTGAAACGGCTCGCCATGGAAAAGACGCCCCAGGCGGTCGTCAAGTCCAAGACCCGGTGGCAAAACAAGCTGGTCCGCAACTGCTACGGCCTACTCAAAGGCAGCGATCCGAAGCTGCGGAAGGAAATGGTCGTGGTCGACGCCGCCTACGACGCCTCTTTCCGAGTGCTCGGACTGGCTCCCGGCGCGGACGAAGCCACATCCGTCGCCGCTTTGCTCATTCTTGCCGAGGAATTCTCCCGGCACCCGCCGGCACGCTCCGTGCTCTTCGTGGCCACCGTGGGAAACAACGAGAGTCACGACGGCATGAGGCACCTGATCTGGAGCGTCAAGACCAAGAAGAAATCGCTCAAGAAACTGACCAACCAGTTGAAGGACACGAAAGCACGGATCGACGACCAGTACGATCTTCTGGAAAAGGGCCGGTATCTCGAACAGGAAAAACCCGCCGACCGCGAGTCCATTCTGGAAATCCTGGTTGAAAAGGCGAAGGACCGGGCCGACGCGTTGAGTCGGGAAATCCAATACCGCAGATCGGCGTCGGCCCTCGAGCTCGCGGAGGCACAGGAAGGGCCGCGCGCCTACCGCCAGATCGCGATGGTCAACGACATCGGAAGGCTGACCGCGCAACAGCGCGAGCTTGCCGTGCAGTTGCTGGATGAAGCCGTGGAGGACCGGCGGGCGACTCACAAGGAGCTCAAAGTCCGCGTGCAGGCCATGAAATCTTCCACCGCCTTGCGGGGACTGCTCGAGGAATACACCCAGGTTCTTTTCTTCGACCTTCACCTGTCTTCGCATTACGAAACCTTGGGTTTGATCGAAACGGGCGAGACCTTCCCCGTCAGGGAAAGCATCAGGAAGATTTCGCGGGCCGGCCGGCTCATCGGCCTGTTCACGCAAAGCGGGCGCGAGACTGCAGCCGAGACCGGCATACCGGACATCTTCCGAGACACATCCCGGGGCGCCTCCCCGGAGGAGATTTCGGTCCGGGCCGGCAGTGTGTGCCATCCCGCAAGCGACGTGGCGAGCATCGCGGGACTTCCCGCCGTTTCCCTCGTATCCCTCGAGGATCGTCGCCTGCTCTGGTCCACGCCCGCCGATACGCTGGACCGCATGGACCGAAAGAAGGTCGAGACCCTGTCCGGGTTCCTGCCCCCGGCGTTGCGGCGCCTCTTTTCCGAGCCTTCCCTGAAGTCGGCCGTCGATGCGGGGGTAAGCGGCCTCTCGAACCTCGAGGGGCAGGCCATGTTCATACGGCAGGGCGAGTTGTTTCCCGACCAGCCGGCTTCGGGAACGATCATCTCCATACTGCAGGGCGATTCGGTCTTCCGGACGATGGTCCTTCGAGACGGCACGTACTTCATGCCCGGGCTTGCCAACAAGCGGGTTTCCCTCGAAAAACTGATCCTGGAACCGTACGGCATCGATCCGGCCACGGGAAGGATCGGGATCGCCGCGGACAAAGCCAAGACGGGCAAGGAGAACTACCGGATCAGCGTCAAGAGCGACCTGGCATCCGCCCCGCTGATCATGTTCCGGTGCCTCCAGACGGACATTCTGCCCATATTCAACCCGCGCAACATGGGGTACCTGACCAAGCTCGAACTGATCGACGCCGCCACCGAGGCGCCTCCGCTGCGGCACTGGTACAGCCGCGTGGACGGCAGAGACACCATGAGCATTTCGCTGTTCCTGGAAAAGGGGACCCGTTTCAAGCTCATCATGTCCGAATCTTTGCTCGGAAAGGAGTTCTTCCTCCTGAACGGCATTCCCGAGAACCCGAACGGGATCGGATTTCTCGTAGGAGAGCCGCCGACCGTTTCCGTGGCGCCCTATCACGTGGCGAAAGACCTTTACTCCCTGGTGGGGGGACGGCTTCGGAACCTGTTTCAGCACGGCATTGTAAACGTTCACCTTGAAGAACTGTACCGGCAGGCCGGCACCGAACTTGAGCAGGGTATCCTGGCCCTGTCGGAACACCGTTACGGCGATTTCTGGGACCGGGTCGCCACGGCGTGGGCAAAGCTGGACATCGTCTATGCGGAAGTCGAGGGCAATCAGCGCGACGTGCTCGGAGGCGTCATGTTCTTCATCGCCTTGTTCGTTCCCTTCGCCTACTGCATGGAACGCTACATTTTCTGTTTCAGAGGCATCTATCAGCAGATCGTCGCTTTCTTCCTCATCCTGATCATGACCATTCTCGCCATCCGCGGCCTCCATCCCGCTTTTCAACTCACCTACAGCCCCATGGTGGTGATCATCGCCTTTTTCATCGTCGGACTGTCCCTGCTCGTTTCGGCGATTATTTTCATCCGCTTCGAGAAGGAGATGGAGGATCTGCAGACCCGGCAGGCCCATTTGAGGACGCCTCAAGCCAGCAAGTGGCAGGCCTTCGGCGCGGGATTCTCCATCGGAGTGTCCAACCTCAACCGCAGGAAGCTGCGCACGGGACTGACCTGCGTCACGCTCATCATCCTGACCTTCACCGTGATGTCGTTCACCAACGTGAAGAGCCTGCACCGGTCGACGCTCACCCGCATCGCGGAGGACAACCCTTATGAAGGGGTCCTGCTGCGGCACCAGTTCCGCCTGCCGATGACCATGCTCACCCTGGAGGACATGAAGGCGCGTTTCGGCCCGGAGGGCGCATCCATCTGGCCCCGAGGCTGGATCGAGCCGGCCGGCCTGACGGAACGGACGATTTCCGCCGTTTACGCATCCGGCCGTCATGCCCCCGTGGAGGGTCTTCTCGGCCTTGGACCCAGCGCCCCCGAAGTTTTCACGCGCCTGGTGACCAAGGGGCGCTGGCTGAACGAAACCGACGACCGTGCCGTTCTTCTACCTTTGGCCATGGCCGCGCGGCTGGGTCTCGACCCGGAAAGGGATCTGAACGTCCCGGTCGAGATCATGGGTGCCCGCTTCACCGTGGTGGGTTTCTTCGATGGTTCGGCCCTGGACGAAGCGAAGGACCTCGACCGGCATCCGATCACCCCGGCCTACCTCGAGGTTAGCCATGGCGAGGAGCTTTCCGAGGTGGAAATCGAGGCGATGCAAACCGGGGAGGAGCTTCTTCCACAGACGGAGCGATTCCGCTACGCGGCCGGCAATCGCACGGTGATCATGCCGTTTGCGAAATGCGTCGAATACGGCGGGAAGTTGAAGGCGGTGTCCATTCTGCCCCGCTCCAGCCCGACCGAAATCGCCGACCGACTCTCCACGTGGCTGGCCTACCCCCTGTTCGTCGGTGAAAACGGCACGTGGTATCACAGCGCAAGCACCACCCTGCGCTACAGCGGCGTCGCCAACCTGCTCGTGCCCATCCTGATCGTCATTTTCATCACCCTGAACACCATGATCGGGCACGTGCACGAGCGGCAAAAGGAGATCTCGACCTACACCTCGGTTGGGCTGGCCCCCACCCACGTCGGATTCCTTTTTATCGTGGAAGCCCTTTCCCTGGCCGTCATCTCGACGGTTCTAGGCTACATCCTGGCGCAGTTGAGCGCCAAATACCTCGGGAACACCGCGATGTTTTCCCAGCTCACTTTCAACTATTCCTCGCTGGCCAGCGTCGCCTGCATGTTCCTGGTGTTTTCCGTGGTCTTTCTCGCCGCCCTGTACCCCGCCCGGCTTGCCGCCCAGATCGCCATGCCGGACGTCAACCGTTCCTGGACGCTGCCGGCGCCCGAGGGGGACGTCATCCACATGAACCTCCCCTTTCTGCTCAAAGCGGAAGAAGAGGCCGGGATCATGAAGTTTCTCAAGGCATTCTACGGCTCCCACCAGGATGTCGCCCACGGCTCGTTCATCGTTGACGAGATCGACATGGATGACGCCCTGCCGCCGGTGAGGCCCGGCCAAAACCCGATCCCCGTCTGCATTGTGATTCGCACCAACGCATGGCTGGCACCCTTCGATTTTGCCATCAAGCAGCGCGTTCACTTGCACTGTTGCCCCTCGGAGGAGAACCCGGGATACCTGGAAATCGCCATCCAGATGACTCGGATTTCGGGTGAGCGTTCCGCCTGGGTCAGAGCAAACAACAGTTTCATCAAGGCGTTGCGCAAGCAAATGCTGCTTTGGCGCCTGCTGGATGCCGACACCAAGGCCATCTACTATTTGCCCGAACAGAGTGAAACCGCCGGGTAG
- a CDS encoding ABC transporter ATP-binding protein: MNPVLSHNVVRLSEVTKVFKMGNNVVEALKGVNFSIKAGEYISIMGPSGSGKSTLFNMIGALDKPSTGRVFIDEVDVAQLDAYELAWLRCRKIGYIFQTFNLIQVMTAIENVTLPMIFAGMSRDEYMEKGMVLLRLVGLAERCHHKPSELSGGQQQRVAVARALANDPAIILADEPTGNLDLSTGEEIIALLKQLSTERKVTIISATHDIKMLNVSDRVVWIRDGRIDRVEERDKLKISIGQVA, from the coding sequence ATGAATCCGGTTCTGTCCCACAATGTCGTCAGGCTCTCGGAAGTCACCAAGGTCTTCAAGATGGGCAACAATGTGGTGGAAGCGCTCAAAGGGGTCAACTTTTCCATCAAGGCCGGGGAATACATTTCGATCATGGGGCCTTCGGGTTCCGGAAAATCCACATTGTTCAACATGATCGGCGCACTGGACAAGCCTTCCACCGGGCGTGTGTTCATCGACGAGGTCGACGTCGCTCAGCTGGATGCCTACGAGCTGGCCTGGCTGCGCTGCCGCAAGATCGGCTACATCTTTCAGACCTTCAATCTGATCCAGGTCATGACCGCCATCGAGAACGTGACTCTGCCCATGATCTTCGCGGGCATGAGCAGGGACGAATACATGGAAAAGGGGATGGTGCTGCTCAGGCTGGTCGGGCTGGCCGAGCGATGCCATCACAAGCCTTCGGAGCTGTCCGGAGGGCAGCAGCAGCGCGTTGCCGTGGCGCGGGCTCTGGCCAACGACCCCGCCATCATCCTGGCGGACGAACCCACGGGCAACCTCGATCTCAGCACGGGGGAGGAAATCATCGCCCTGCTCAAGCAGCTTTCCACGGAAAGAAAGGTGACGATCATCTCCGCAACCCACGACATCAAGATGCTCAACGTCTCGGACAGGGTCGTATGGATTCGTGACGGACGGATCGACCGGGTCGAAGAGCGCGACAAGCTCAAGATCTCCATCGGACAGGTGGCATGA
- a CDS encoding ABC transporter permease, with amino-acid sequence MDDRIQRQVVLPFSQLVKISFNSIRVRFFRSLITTLTLALAVAFVSFTWSGYELLNAFFPHADGTVQAGILAGGYELENGRFGAGAKDQWLVILSLLVCVVGIVNAQLMAVTERFREIGTFKCLGALDSFVVRIFVLESIYQGLFGGFVGGLAGVLIATGSFLFRAGWICLACWPPGSMLLTVAGTTLLAVVLSLLGAIYPALVAAKMQPAIALRNEE; translated from the coding sequence GTGGATGACCGGATACAAAGGCAGGTGGTTCTGCCTTTCAGCCAGCTGGTGAAGATATCTTTCAATTCCATTCGGGTGCGGTTCTTTCGATCCCTGATCACCACCTTGACGCTGGCGCTTGCCGTTGCCTTCGTTTCCTTCACCTGGTCCGGTTACGAGCTGCTGAACGCCTTCTTTCCCCACGCGGACGGCACCGTCCAGGCGGGGATCCTCGCCGGCGGCTACGAGCTCGAAAACGGTCGATTCGGCGCCGGCGCAAAGGATCAGTGGCTGGTGATCCTGTCTTTGCTGGTGTGCGTGGTGGGTATCGTCAACGCCCAGCTCATGGCGGTCACCGAGCGATTCCGCGAGATCGGGACCTTCAAGTGCCTGGGAGCGCTGGACAGCTTCGTGGTGCGCATTTTCGTCCTGGAATCGATCTACCAGGGGCTGTTCGGCGGCTTTGTGGGAGGGCTGGCGGGTGTCCTCATCGCCACGGGCTCCTTTCTTTTCCGGGCGGGCTGGATTTGTCTCGCCTGCTGGCCCCCGGGCTCGATGCTGCTGACCGTTGCCGGAACCACCCTGCTCGCCGTTGTCCTGTCCCTGCTGGGGGCAATTTACCCTGCCCTCGTGGCCGCTAAAATGCAGCCGGCGATCGCCCTGCGCAACGAGGAATGA